One genomic window of Magnolia sinica isolate HGM2019 chromosome 3, MsV1, whole genome shotgun sequence includes the following:
- the LOC131240009 gene encoding disease resistance protein At4g27190-like: MDFLGSVIGSVLEIVKYSCSPLVRQAGYVKNLKKNFEKLKEKAREMYDKRDDIKHEIRRNGDRKIPTRECESWLKEVEDIEKQVNAIEEEYKRKDMERMRVCFLSQVKLGKCMVKTISHISDLTERANFQGGVVVDALPEVIEAIPAPTIEADTAAFRTLQKILKCIKEASTRKIGIWGMGGVGKTTIMKMLNNLPETNGMFDIVIWVTVSKDLSLRNIQNEISKRLSLKIDNDESDNAVARRLFHRLRTMKFLLLMDDVWAKVDLEDVGVPHPNQDNGSKLVLTTRLRQVCHKMGTDEEIQVEVLSSEEAWKLFSDTVGKVIDSPSIQCIARGVVEECGGLPLAIIVIGASLRKEDDVYVWKNALKELSSPATSEIEDMEEQVFKRLKFSFDRLKNDTIKDCFLYGALYPEDHSVYVHELIGYWRAEGLIDVERNLTEAREKGHAILKDLTDASLLERIDDFRVKMHDVIRDLALRITSLMGESSRFVVKARLKIEEPPKLEDWEQAVRISLMENKLNSLPKSLNCPMLLTLLLQGNETLKTIPNTFFEHMSALRVVDLSQTNIASLPASICNLVNLRGLYLTFCNNLRALPPDVGALKRLEVLDLRYTGIVALPNEIGELTCLRNFHVRFYDGGDSKDLIIPVGIISRLSLLELLVIDFLLELVQNRWDECAEDVMRDLSSLKELSILKFDFPKSEYLEHFLQRSQPWRLAGLTSFYFSVGRYKIQASSYSDFTLDSMGGVGHNRILKFCGGDSIPHAILEVLSRADSFKLVGHRSICSLWEFGVQNMNELKRCMVSECDEIEIIMDRNGLQDVALPNLEYLNIQHMPNIRCIWEGQLPPGSLASLRRLKLEYCNKLTKIFSRGIIQQLSNLEDLTVQFCSAIEELVNEEVMVAESDLVFPMLKSLCISNLPQLVGIWQGGSIYLPSLEVITIYNCRNIKNLPLGVQVAPRLRKIRCEREWWEALEWEDYSIKLQLQPLFVPDLKPGTNIKF; this comes from the coding sequence AAGCATGAGATAAGAAGAAACGGAGATAGAAAGATACCTACAAGAGAATGTGAAAGTTGGCTTAAAGAAGTGGAAGATATCGAAAAGCAAGTGAATGCGATTGAGGAGGAATATAAAAGAAAGGACATGGAACGTATGAGAGTATGTTTCCTATCACAAGTGAAACTAGGTAAATGCATGGTGAAGACAATAAGCCACATCTCGGATCTCACTGAGAGAGCCAATTTTCAGGGAGGTGTGGTGGTGGATGCATTGCCAGAGGTAATTGAAGCTATACCTGCACCAACAATTGAAGCCGATACAGCAGCTTTTCGCACCTTGCAAAAGATACTAAAATGCATCAAAGAAGCAAGTACCCGAAAGATTGGTATTTGGGGAATGGGTGGGGTCGGAAAGACCACAATAATGAAAATGTTGAACAACCTTCCAGAAACAAACGGCATGTTTGATATTGTTATATGGGTAACTGTCTCAAAAGATCTGAGTCTGCGGAATATccaaaatgaaatttcaaaacGGCTGTCATTGAAAATAGATAATGATGAGTCCGACAATGCAGTTGCAAGGAGATTGTTTCACAGGTTGAGAACCATGAAGTTCTTGCTGCTTATGGATGATGTTTGGGCCAAGGTAGATTTGGAAGATGTGGGGGTTCCTCATCCAAATCAAGACAACGGTTCTAAACTGGTGTTGACGACTAGACTTCGACAAGTTTGTCACAAGATGGGTACTGATGAGGAGATCCAAGTGGAAGTTTTATCTAGTGAGGAAGCATGGAAATTGTTCAGCGACACAGTTGGTAAAGTCATCGATTCTCCCAGCATCCAATGTATAGCTCGAGGCGTAGTTGAGGAATGTGGTGGTTTACCACTTGCGATCATTGTAATAGGTGCGTCCTTGAGAAAGGAAGACGATGTTTATGTATGGAAGAATGCATTGAAGGAGTTGAGCTCGCCGGCTACATCTGAGATAGAAGATATGGAAGAACAAGTGTTCAAGCGCTTGAAATTCAGCTTTGACCGGTTGAAGAATGATACTATAAAGGATTGTTTTTTGTATGGGGCATTGTATCCAGAAGATCACTCCGTCTATGTACATGAATTAATAGGGTATTGGAGGGCTGAGGGTCTCATTGATGTTGAGCGGAATTTAACAGAAGCACGTGAGAAAGGGCATGCCATACTGAAAGATCTTACTGACGCTTCTCTTTTGGAGAGAATTGATGACTTCCGTGTCAAAATGCATGATGTGATTCGAGATTTAGCTTTGAGAATCACTTCCCTGATGGGAGAAAGTAGTAGATTTGTGGTGAAAGCCCGTTTGAAGATAGAGGAGCCGCCAAAGCTGGAGGATTGGGAACAAGCGGTGAGGATCTCATTGATGGAGAACAAATTGAATAGCTTGCCAAAGAGTCTAAATTGCCCAATGTTATTGACACTGTTGCTTCAAGGGAACGAAACACTCAAAACAATTCCTAATACATTCTTCGAACACATGTCTGCTCTCCGAGTTGTCGACCTGTCTCAGACAAACATAGCATCATTGccagcatccatttgcaacttggTCAACCTTAGAGGACTCTATCTAACTTTTTGTAATAACTTGAGGGCTCTACCACCTGATGTTGGAGCACTCAAGAGACTTGAGGTTCTTGATCTCAGGTACACTGGCATTGTAGCCTTGCCTAATGAAATTGGGGAATTGACTTGTCTTAGGAATTTCCATGTGCGCTTCTATGATGGTGGGGATAGTAAAGATTTGATAATCCCCGTTGGGATAATATCAAGGCTCTCGTTATTGGAGCTGTTGGTCATTGATTTTCTGTTGGAACTGGTACAGAATAGGTGGGATGAATGTGCAGAAGATGTGATGAGGGACTTGAGCAGCTTGAAAGAATTAAGTATCCTTAAATTCGACTTTCCAAAATCAGAGTATCTTGAACATTTTCTCCAAAGAAGCCAGCCATGGAGACTGGCAGGCCTCACATCATTCTATTTCAGTGTTGGTCGCTACAAAATCCAAGCTTCTTCATATTCGGATTTCACTCTTGACTCTATGGGTGGAGTTGGACATAACCGAATTTTGAAGTTCTGTGGGGGTGATAGCATACCTCATGCAATTTTGGAGGTACTCAGTCGTGCTGATTCTTTTAAATTAGTCGGTCATAGAAGCATTTGTAGCCTTTGGGAATTCGGTGTGCAGAACATGAATGAGTTGAAACGGTGTATGGTCAGCGAATGTGATGAAATCGAGATTATCATGGATAGAAATGGGCTTCAGGATGTTGCATTGCCAAACTTGGAGTATCTCAATATACAACATATGCCAAATATAAGGTGCATTTGGGAAGGGCAGCTGCCACCAGGAAGCCTTGCTAGCCTGAGACGTTTAAAATTGGAATATTGCAACAAGTTGACAAAGATTTTCTCGCGTGGAATCATTCAACAACTCTCGAACTTGGAAGATCTTACTGTTCAATTTTGTTCTGCAATTGAAGAGCTAGTTAACGAAGAAGTAATGGTAGCCGAATCTGATCTTGTCTTCCCTATGTTAAAAAGTTTATGCATTTCCAACCTACCTCAATTGGTTGGCATTTGGCAAGGAGGCTCAATATATTTGCCCTCACTTGAGGTGATTACAATTTATAACTGTCGGAACATTAAGAATCTTCCGTTGGGTGTCCAAGTTGCACCCAGGCTAAGAAAGATACGATGCGAAAGAGAGTGGTGGGAAGCAttggagtgggaagattattccATCAAACTACAGCTCCAACCTCTCTTCGTCCCTGATTTGAAGCCAGGAACaaatataaaattttga